A single Phaenicophaeus curvirostris isolate KB17595 chromosome 26, BPBGC_Pcur_1.0, whole genome shotgun sequence DNA region contains:
- the G6PC3 gene encoding glucose-6-phosphatase 3, translating into MDALHATSARLAAALQSGPPWLEKFWVTVTSVADPKSIFTVFFPLAYFLDRGVGVSVLWTGLLAEWLNVVLKWFLFGERLFWWVHESGLASTEPLALRQFPVSCETGPGSPSGHCMITGAALWPLVTTLTALASMQGRSLVVKLLPFTAYVLLLLAVGLSRIFVLAHFPHQVVGGILAGAVLGWRLQARTPVAGTPGFFVATALALLLGTLALHRLVIAAGIDIDWSIRLATKWCANPAWLRLDTRPFASVCRDAGSALGLGLAAGLPLRRGQRLDPRQRLAGAALALGAVQGLHRLPQPANVTLWYVTTCLKYAAGPWLVASLLPRLVLLLVRPQGSLHSE; encoded by the exons TCCGTGGCCGATCCGAAAAGCATCTTCACCGTCTTCTTCCCCCTCGCCTACTTCCTCGACCGCGGCGTGGGGGTGTCGGTGCTGTGGACCGGGCTGCTGGCCGAGTGGCTCAACGTGGTGCTCAAATG GTTCTTGTTCGGGGAGCGCCTGTTCTGGTGGGTCCATGAGTCTGGGCTCGCCAGCACGGAGCCACTTGCGCTGCGCCAGTTCCCTGTCTCCTGCGAAACGGGACCAG GGAGCCCCTCTGGCCACTGCATGATCACAGGAGCAGCCCTCTGGCCACTTGTCACCACCCTGACGGCGCTGGCATCTATGCAGGGCAGGAG CTTGGTGGTGAAGCTGCTCCCCTTCACGGCCTACGTGCTACTCCTGCTCGCCGTGGGGCTCTCGCGCATCTTTGTCCTTGCCCACTTCCCCCATCAGGTGGTCGGGGGCATCCTGGCTG gAGCCGTTCTGGGCTGGAGGCTTCAGGCTCGCACCCCCGTTGCCGGCACCCCGGGCTTCTTCGTGGCCACGGCGCTGGCCCTGCTGCTCGGCACCCTGGCCCTGCACAGGCTGGTGATCGCCGCCGGCATCGACATTGACTG GTCTATCCGTCTGGCCACCAAATGGTGCGCCAACCCCGCCTGGCTGCGCCTCGACACCCGGCCCTTCGCCTCCGTGTGCCGCGACGCTGGCAGCGCCCTGGGCTTGGGGCTGGCCGCGGGCCTCCCGCTGCGCCGGGGGCAGCGCCTGGACCCCCGGCAGCGCCTGGCCGGTGCCGCGCTGGCCCTGGGAGCCGTGCAGGGCCTGCACCGGCTGCCGCAGCCGGCGAACGTCACCCTGTGGTACGTCACCACTTGCCTCAAGTACGCCGCTGGGCCCTGGCTGGTGGCATCGCTCCTGCCCCGGCTCGTCCTCCTCCTTGTCCGCCCGCAGGGCTCTTTGCACAGCGAGTAG